Part of the Faecalibacterium duncaniae genome, ATGGGGCTGCACAGGCATTTTGGTGAACAGCGCTTTCAGGGCCAGCGGAGTGGCCACACTGGACACGACGATGAGCAGAATGACGGCGGTGAAGTAGACGGAATCCACCACGCCGATGTCCAAGCCCTTCTGGGCCACGATCAGGGCCACCTCGCCGCGGGTCATCATGCCAACACCCACCTTGAGGGAATCACCCCAGTTGAACCTGCAGACCTTGGCCGCCAGCCCGCAGCCGATGATCTTGGTGATCAGGGCCACCACCACGAAGCACACGCTGAACAGCAGGATCTCCGGGGTCAGGCCGCTGATATCTGTCTTCAGGCCGATGCTGGCGAAGAAGATGGGAGCAAACAGCACATAGTTGCTGATGTCCACCCGGCGCTCCACATAGGGGGCATCCTCCAGAGTGCACAGGACGATGCCCGCGATGTAGGCACCGGTGATGTCTGCAATGCCGAAGTAGGCCTCGGCAATGTAGGCCATGGCAAAGCAGAACGCCATACTGACGATGGTGATGCGCTGGGTGTGGGGGTTGCGCTTGTCCAGCCACTTCATGGCGAAATGGGCAATGATGCCCACGCCGATGGCGGTGGCGAAGAACAGCACGGTGTTCATCAGCACCTTACCCAGCCCTGTACCGGTGCCGGAGCTTGCTCCCAGCACGCAGGTCAGCACCACGATGCCGATGACATCATCAATAACGGCGGCACTGACGATGGTGGTGCCAAGGAAGCTCTTCAGGTGGCCCAGCTCCTGCAAGGTAGCCACGGTGATGGACACGCTGGTGGCGGTCATAATGGTACCGATGAAGAGGGCGCGGTAGAACTCCTGGCTGCCCAACGCCGAGAAGCCGTAGAATAGACTATAAAGGAGCGTGCCCCCTGCCAGCGGCACCGCCACGCCCACACAGGCGATCAGGGTGGCGATGGGGCCTGCCTTGATCAGCTCTTTCAGGTTGGTGCCAAGGCCCGTGGAGAACATCAGCAGCACCACGCCGATCTCTGCGAAGATCGAGATGGTATCGCTGATATGCACAAGGTTCAGCAGACAGGGCCCAATGATCAGGCCCGCGATGATCTCGCCCACCACCTGCGGCGCTTTGAACTTGCGGGACACCAGCCCGAAGAACTTGGCACTGAGGATGATGATAGCAAGGTTCCGAAAAACAGAATACATAAATTTACCTTCCTCCGTTTTATTTCATTGAATAGGGCTGTCGGCCGCGCCCGACCCCCTATTTTTTTATTATATCGCCGCTCAGAACCAAAATCAAAATACTTTTCAATCTTTCTCGTTAAAAAAACAGACAAAGTTCACCAAAGCTTCAGCACAAATTTTTGTGCGGATTTTTGGCCCACAGGGCTTGACAAAGCAGCAGGGACTTGCTATAATAAATTGCTGTCTGAACAGACACGCCGCACACGGCAGGCGATGCCGCATGTCGTGTGTACCCTTGGCCTCATAACCTTGAGGCCCTTAAGTCCAAAAGGAGGTGCTACAAAATGGCAAAGTACGAAACCATGCTGATTACCAGCGCCGCTCTCGACGAGGAGGCTACCGCCGCTCTGGTTGGTAAGTTCAAGACCCTGATCGAGAACAACGGTACGATCGATTCCATCGACGAGTGGGGCAAGCGCCGTCTGGCCTACCCCATCAACGACGAGGAGGAAGGCGTTTACACTGTGATCAACTTCACCAGCGAGCCCAGCTTCCCCGCTGAGCTGGACCGTGTGTACAAGATCACTGAAGGTGTTATGCGCAGCCTGATCGTTGCCCACGAGGAGTAATCTTTTCGTGACAGAAAGGGAGACCGTAAAATGTTGAATGTTGTTGCTATCATGGGCCGTCTTGTGGCGGATCCTGAACTCCGCACCACGCCCCAGGGCACCAATGTGTGCAGCTTCCGCATTGCCTGCGACCGCAATTTTGTGCGTCAGGGTGAGCAGCGTCAGGCTGACTTCATTGATATCGTTGCCTGGCGTTCTCAGGCCGAGTTTGTTTCTAAGTATTTCCAGAAAGGCAGTCTGATCGCCATCGAAGGCTCTCTTCAGACCCGCCAGTATCAGGATAAGAACGGCAACAATCGCACGGCTGTGGAAGTCGTAGCCAACAACATCAGCTTTGCAGGCCCCAAGAGCAGCAATCAGGGCGGTGGAGCAAATTATCAGAATTCTGCTCCCGCCTACCAGAACGCAGCCCCTGCCCGTCCGGCTGCTGTGGAGGCAGCTCCCAGTTATTCCGCCGGCAGTGCAGATGATTTTGCTGTCATTGATGACAGTGATGACCTGCCGTTCTGATTCCGTAACGGTCTGACCGTTCAATTCTTATAGGAGGTAATAAGCAATGGCTTTTGAAAGAACCGAAGGCTCTCGCCCCGCACGCCCCATGCGTCGCGGCCGCAAGAAGGTTTGCAGCTTCTGTGTCGATCGCATCGACACCATCGATTACAAGGACGTGCCTCGTCTGCGTAAGTACGTCTCTGAGCGTGCTAAGATCATTCCCCGCCGTGTGACCGGCACCTGCGCTTATCATCAGCGCGCACTGACCACCGCCATCAAGCGTGCTCGTCACGTTGCTCTGATGCCCTACGTCAGCGACTAATCAGAACTTTATCAACCCATTCAAAATAATCAGCAATCAGCAAAGCGCTTTCACCGATGACAAGGTGAAAGCGCTTTTTTGTTGTATCTTTCGTTTGTGCAGTGCTCCCGGCACTCAGTAGTCTGCCTGTTTCTTTTTACTGCATTCTGGGAACATCTTATGGAACCGTTCCCGCAATTTCCGGGCAGATCACCCTCGTCCATAAAATTGCATCACCCGGTCAAAAAGTTACAAACCGGTACGGTTTTCCCGGCATTTCCTGAAATGTTACCGGGAATTTCCGAAATCAGCCGGTGTTTTGATGTGTTGGCAAATCAAACTGCACAACGTCAAACCGATTCTTTGTACACATTTCACGAAATCGCTCCAATACGATTGATTTTTTACACAAATTGTGCCATACTATAGCCACTGGAAACGTTCCCGACACCGTTCCCGATAATCCAACCGAAAGCGAGGGCACGCGATATGACGATCAAGGACATTGCCCGCATCAGCGGCTGTTCTGTCAGCACCATTTCGCGCGTCATCAATGACCGGCCGGATGTCCGGCCCGAGACCAAGGAGCATGTGCTCAAGGTCATGCGGGAGGCAGGCTTCACCCCCAACACCAACGCGCGGCAGCTGAAGATCCAGCAATCCCGCAGTCTGGTGTTCGTGGTCAAGGGGACCCGGAACATCTTCTTCTCCGACTTCCTCGTTCAGTTGCAGCGGGCCGCTACCCTGTATGGGTACAACGGCATCGTCTCCTACCTGGACGAGAACGCCAACGAGATCGATGCTGCCGAGAAGATCCTGCGGGAGATCAAGCCCAAGGGCATGATCTTTCTGGGCGGCAGTGTCACGAACTTCCAGAACGGCTTTGCAAACATCTCCGTTCCCTCCGTGCTGGCCACACTGGTCTCCAATGAGTTGGACTTCCCCAACCTCTCGATGGTGGGTGTGGATGACCGGGCCGCAGCAAAAGCGGCAGTCTCCCATCTCATCGCACAGGGGCACCGCAAGATTGCGGTGCTGGGCGGCCCGGCCACCAGCTTTCCCAGCCGGATGCGCCGTTTGGGTGCGCAGGATGCCATGGAGGACGCAGGGCTTGTCCTTGACGATAAACTCTATGGCCTGTGCAACTACGATTTCGAGTCCGCCTACCACGCCATGAACAGTCTGCTGGCCCGCCGGGCCGAGTTCACTGCCCTGTTTGCCATGAGCGATGTGATCGCCTTTGGTGCCATCCGGGCGCTGGTGAGCGCAGGTATGCGGGTGCCGGAGGATGTCTCAGTGATCGGTTTTGATGGCATCACGATGTCCCGCTACTGCGTGCCGGTGATGACCACCATCGTCCAGCCCAGTGAACAGATCGCACTGCAGAGCATCGAGCTGTTGGTGCGGCAGATCGAACACGGAGCCCCGGCCCAGACCGTCACGCTCCAGCCGGAATTGCAGCAGGGCGAAAGCGTTTGCCCCTGCCGCCGGAACGATTCAGTCTAACTTCCGTCCTCATGCTGTGGACGGTGGCAGATATTAACCAAAAGAAGAAGGAGTACTACTATGAAAAAGATGATCTCTCGTCGTAATTTCCTGAAAGTGGCCGGTGCATCCGCCGCTGCTCTGGGTCTGGCTGCCTGTGGCGGTTCTTCCAGCTCCACCGCTTCCTCCACTGCCAGCTCTGCTGCCGGTTCTTCGACCGCTGCAAAGGCTGACGGCAAGGTCTACTACCTGAACTTCAAGCCGGAGCAGGATCAGGATTGGCAGGATCTGGCCGCTGAGTACACCAAGGAGACCGGCGTGCCTGTGACCGTTGTCACCGCCGCTTCCGGCCAGTATGAGACCACTCTGATGAGCGAGATGGAAAAGAGCGAGGCTCCCACCCTGTTCCAGGTCAACGGCCCTGTGGGTCTGGCCAACTGGAAGGATTACTGCTACGACCTGTCCGGCAGCAAGCTGTACGGCGAGCTGACCAGCGACTCCTTCGCCCTGAAGGACGGCGACGCTGTCACCAGCATTGCATACGTCATTGAGACCTACGGCATCATCTACAACAAGGAGCTGCTGAGCGCCGCTGGTTACACCCAGGACGATATCAAGGGCTTTGACGATCTGAAGAAGGTCGCTGACGATATCCAGGCACGCAAGGCCGAGCTGGGCGTGGACGGTGCTTTC contains:
- a CDS encoding cation:proton antiporter, with amino-acid sequence MYSVFRNLAIIILSAKFFGLVSRKFKAPQVVGEIIAGLIIGPCLLNLVHISDTISIFAEIGVVLLMFSTGLGTNLKELIKAGPIATLIACVGVAVPLAGGTLLYSLFYGFSALGSQEFYRALFIGTIMTATSVSITVATLQELGHLKSFLGTTIVSAAVIDDVIGIVVLTCVLGASSGTGTGLGKVLMNTVLFFATAIGVGIIAHFAMKWLDKRNPHTQRITIVSMAFCFAMAYIAEAYFGIADITGAYIAGIVLCTLEDAPYVERRVDISNYVLFAPIFFASIGLKTDISGLTPEILLFSVCFVVVALITKIIGCGLAAKVCRFNWGDSLKVGVGMMTRGEVALIVAQKGLDIGVVDSVYFTAVILLIVVSSVATPLALKALFTKMPVQPHPSQAKQ
- the rpsR gene encoding 30S ribosomal protein S18 gives rise to the protein MAFERTEGSRPARPMRRGRKKVCSFCVDRIDTIDYKDVPRLRKYVSERAKIIPRRVTGTCAYHQRALTTAIKRARHVALMPYVSD
- the rpsF gene encoding 30S ribosomal protein S6, producing the protein MAKYETMLITSAALDEEATAALVGKFKTLIENNGTIDSIDEWGKRRLAYPINDEEEGVYTVINFTSEPSFPAELDRVYKITEGVMRSLIVAHEE
- a CDS encoding LacI family DNA-binding transcriptional regulator; translation: MTIKDIARISGCSVSTISRVINDRPDVRPETKEHVLKVMREAGFTPNTNARQLKIQQSRSLVFVVKGTRNIFFSDFLVQLQRAATLYGYNGIVSYLDENANEIDAAEKILREIKPKGMIFLGGSVTNFQNGFANISVPSVLATLVSNELDFPNLSMVGVDDRAAAKAAVSHLIAQGHRKIAVLGGPATSFPSRMRRLGAQDAMEDAGLVLDDKLYGLCNYDFESAYHAMNSLLARRAEFTALFAMSDVIAFGAIRALVSAGMRVPEDVSVIGFDGITMSRYCVPVMTTIVQPSEQIALQSIELLVRQIEHGAPAQTVTLQPELQQGESVCPCRRNDSV
- a CDS encoding single-stranded DNA-binding protein is translated as MLNVVAIMGRLVADPELRTTPQGTNVCSFRIACDRNFVRQGEQRQADFIDIVAWRSQAEFVSKYFQKGSLIAIEGSLQTRQYQDKNGNNRTAVEVVANNISFAGPKSSNQGGGANYQNSAPAYQNAAPARPAAVEAAPSYSAGSADDFAVIDDSDDLPF